From Bos javanicus breed banteng chromosome 5, ARS-OSU_banteng_1.0, whole genome shotgun sequence, the proteins below share one genomic window:
- the AICDA gene encoding single-stranded DNA cytosine deaminase → MDSLLMKQRQFLYQFKNVRWAKGRHETYLCYVVKRRDSPTSFSLDFGHLRNKAGCHVELLFLRYISDWDLDPGRCYRVTWFTSWSPCYDCARHVADFLRGYPNLSLRIFTARLYFCDKERKAEPEGLRRLHRAGVQIAIMTFKDYFYCWNTFVENHERTFKAWEGLHENSVRLSRQLRRILLPLYEVDDLRDAFRTLGL, encoded by the exons ATGGACAG cctcttgatgaagcagagacagtttctttaccagttcAAAAACGTGCGCTGGGCTAAGGGCCGCCATGAGACCTACTTGTGCTACGTGGTGAAGCGGCGGGACAGTCCCACCTCCTTCTCACTGGACTTCGGGCACCTTCGAAACAAG GCCGGATGCCACGTGGAGTTGCTCTTCCTCCGCTACATCTCTGACTGGGATCTGGACCCTGGGCGGTGCTACCGCGTCACCTGGTTCACGTCTTGGAGCCCCTGCTACGACTGTGCGCGGCACGTGGCCGACTTCCTGCGGGGGTACCCCAACCTGAGCCTGCGGATCTTCACGGCGCGCCTCTACTTCTGCGACAAGGAGCGCAAGGCCGAGCCAGAGGGGCTGCGGCGGCTGCACCGCGCTGGAGTCCAGATCGCCATCATGACGTTCAAAG attatttttattgctgGAATACTTTTGTGGAAAATCATGAAAGAACTTTCAAAGCCTGGGAGGGACTGCATGAAAATTCGGTTCGTCTGTCTAGACAGCTTCGACGCATCCTTTTG CCACTCTACGAGGTTGATGACTTGCGGGATGCATTTCGTACTTTGGGACTTTGA